The following DNA comes from Dermacentor andersoni chromosome 2, qqDerAnde1_hic_scaffold, whole genome shotgun sequence.
tgatgataagtaCTCCTGGAAGCAAGAAAATTATGATGAAAGCTTTCAGTAATGGCACAGTAGCTTCTGTTTTACAAGAAGGATCATTCGTGTACAGAACTGCCTATACACAGTGataaataagcaaaaaaagaatgaTATCACTTACTGCTAAGAGTCATATCCACATACATCCCACTGATGACTTCCATGGGAACTGATGATTCCGGAAAACTCTCACCAAACCTTAAGGCCTCACTGATAACATCATCCTTGTGACCTGTCTAAGAACCAATGTAGAAAAAAGTATTTACAAGGTTTAACATTCTAAAGCAACTCACAGGTTATGGGAGACACCATAGTAGGGGGTTCCACATTAATTTTCCTCACTCCTTCGATTAAAAGTACTCTTTTACTACATAACTGTCTCGTGGTTCATTGTACTATAACTAATTCATCCAATTTACACTAAATAGGCAATGTCCTCCCTTGAGCTTTTCTTACCCAAGAGTTAGGTTTCGCATCAACAGTCATGCTACTGAGAACAAGATTCAGCCATCTTAGTTTGTGACTCTGGTGCTTACCTTCAACAGAGCATCCACATAGGATCGGCACAGCGCATCTCTGCTGGGACGTTCTGTTTCACTAGAGAAGGCCAGGTGTGCATAAGCCTTCACAAGCTGCAACATAATACAAGTTCCCTTTAATCTTTGCAAGATATTAAAAATTTGTTCATGATATATGTACCCTCACTACTCCATTCACTTCAGCATCCATCTCATTTTCTTCTTCTAACAGCAAAAATAAGTATTCTTTTCCTGACAACTACATCCCACTTCTAAACAGTCCCTGTTTTTGTTAAGTTTCTTAAGAACTGCCCTTTATCATTCACTCAATCCCTTTCTCAACCTCGTCATATCAAGATCTTTCTCAGTAATATCTAGCCAGTTGTTCGTAGGCTGGCATAATTTTTCTCACCACCAAGAGAGACCTCCGCTGCCTTTTTGCTCGTGTAGCTCTCATCATTCCTTGTTACATGGCCAAACTCTCTGCTAAAGGGACGCCAAAGAAAAATATGCAGTTGAGCTAGATTGATAGATTACTTGTCTAGAAGTCTATCATAGTGTTATTGTCTGTCGCTTTATCCTTGGTTTAAATGCCTGcaactcaatgttctttttttttttatttcttttggtaCAGTGATTCTAAACTCGGAGAGCTCACATTTACACTACTGTTCTCACCATAATGATCCAAGCCAACACATGGAcgtgcttttcttttcttatgCATACATTTTAATAAGACATTGAAATCGTGTCTGTGAAAGTGTGATCAACTGCTCATGGTGAGGTTACCAGTAAGAGTTGCGTAAATGCAACTTACCAGCTCCTGATGGTTCTTAGGGTATGTGGCCAGCCTGTTACTGCTGAAGTCCACAAGAGATTGCCATAACTTCGTGGTCTCTGGTTTAGTACCTATTATTTTAGTACACTCTTCCAATGTACTCAAGTACTGAAAATGATAGGAATGCACAAAAATAAACACTTTGCTGCACATTTGAGTAAACACCTCGAAGTACAATTGCAAATGCTTAGTTACACAAAATATTTCAGGACTTAAACTTACTCAAAGGGCCTTAGGTTCTGAAAAGGTTTAAATATTAATATAAGCATTTACCATCCGAAAACCAAGTGATAAATGCTGATCGCTATCATCATGGCCAATTATTACTTATCTACAAAAAATGGTGAAGTCCTACACATTTAAACAAACTGTGCCACCTGGGCGGCACCCATCTCCACATCAGCCACTGGAGGTGCAAATTGGGGCCCTTTTATATTACCATTTGTGAACACTGCATTTCCTAATCATGCCAGAAAGATGAACACGGGAAACTTGTGCGAATGGAATGAGAAAGAATTCTCACCACAGAAAAATTATGACAGAAGGAGACATACCATCGAGATCGACCGCTCTGACAAGATTAATGTGACCCCAAGACCACACAGTCAGGTTGTGGCACAAAGGGGACAATGACCGATTTGATGTGATACAGAAGGCGGGTGTAGTTGAAGTTCCCTGTTCAACTACTGTATTCAATGCGTGTTGCTCCACTGTCATTTCACCTTTTCAAAAATTATTGCGAGAAAAATATCCCTTGACACCACAACCTAAATATTTTTCCCAGAGAGAAGCTTGTGGCcactgatgagaaaaaaaaacaaaaaacttcaAGCTACAGAAACTAAAAATTAGTACAGCTGTACGTACCTTGGAAACATTTCCAGTGTTCTTGTAGTGACTTGTGAGTTTATCAGCTATTTCAACTTGTTTTGTAGCATCACTGCAGAAAAATTATTAGGAACTTTTAGGGCACCTTCATAAAACAGACTACAACTTTGCCTTTAGTGGCACCTACTTTTGGGTGAGCTCGATCAGCTTTATGTACACGGAATGGCGATCATTTTCAAAATCTCCCAAGCTCTGGTGCTTCTCATACAGTGCGCAGAGACCCTGAAAGAATACAAGATAAATTGGCTGGAAGCTTACAAGAAGAATAAAATATGCCAAAAGCTATGTGCCAAGAGAGTCAGAAGCATATGTACACAACAAAAAAGCACACATATTGAAGCATAAATACGAGTGTGAATAAGAAAGTCTTTGCCGCTAATTTTTTTAACCAAATTACAGCTGCAAAtgcaacatatccattcccagcggtggacctttcttagACTGCCCCAGCCTTACCTgctggtagctccgcggcacgacgctgctgtcagttgttgaagatggtggttgtgcttcacacgtctacAGCGTATGAGCAACAAagcgtgattcgttttctatggggCAAGGGCGACCGCCCATCGAAATCCatagggaaatgcagcccacatatggggaaaggtgtctcgctttgataAGTTTGAGGGGGTGGTGTtttgagttcgcaaaaggccatgaagacgcgtgacaatgagcgttcggggaagCTGCATACGTCGCTGACTGatgacaggggcatctcaaatttagtgctgcgaatggacaaatgtctgaaccggtgtgcggactatgtggaaaaatagtgtaaggtacggagaacagtacgtatatttgtaactACCTGTACATACCCTATTTTCGCTAATGAAAATAGGGgtaaagactttctgattcaccctcgtacaTTTCACAGCCAGAGATTACGCTGGATGGTGTCTTTCACTAAAATCATAACAAAGGCAGAAGATTAGGAAATGCGCTTGGTTAAAGTAGACGGCACTATGAATGAACGAGTCTCTTCCTACCTGAACTACAAAacaaataccatatttactcgtgTAAAGCCCACCCTTGTGTGAGGcccgtaccccccccccccctttgaagtgctaaaattttttaaaaaatgttTCACTAAGCGTAATGCGCGTACTCGCATGCTGGTTAGTTCCTACAAGTCATTACAAGATGGCACTAGAACGTGTCCAAAAAGATCTATCAGCAATTGTAAATGTTTTCATAGTCGGCCGCCAGTTCTCGCATTTACTACTTTTATAGCAGTCTGAGCACAGTTCGAGGCATCAGTGGGTAGCCATAAGCCTGCCTCGTGTAAGATTCGCACCagtcaaatataaacaaaaagtGTGCATGCCTTATGCGAGTAAGTACGGTACTAGTGCTGCTAATGTACACAGCAGGCTCTTGTTAAGGTGAGTACTATAATTAAGTGAATATATTGAGGGCCATTATAGTTTCACAAGTTCTTTGCACTTCAGTTAAGCTGAAATTACAGTAAAACAAATTTCTGTGGCTCCTTTGTGTTTGTCGTAGTGAATATCTATTGAACTACATTCTCATGCAACCACTGCGAAAACCAGTGAGCAAGAAAAGCAAAATTCTCATCTAATTTTATTATTTACCATTATGCTGAGAACTACTACAAACAATATAGGTCAACCAAAAGACCCACTATTGAAAGAATTTTCATCTAAAAGTTTATAATTTGAAAAACATTAAATTTGTAAATGATTGGCTCTCTGTAATCTAGCTTTCGGAAGAGCAATGCCAACAATCAGCCCTCCTGGTAATTGCACACACCAAGTAGCAAAAAAAGCTCCTGCGTAAATCAAAACCATTCCGACAGTAGTCAGGTAGCAAGTCAAGTCATTTCACCATCAACAAAATTTGCACTGATGAGAAAAAAAACCGCCCAAAGAAGTTTGGCAAGGCCTGGTTACTATCATGCATTGGTCTTATTTTTAAACAATACTCACACGTACCTGCCATGCGAGGATTTGATCAGGAGAAATGCCACAAGCCCTCTTGAAAGCAGCAACTGACTGCTCTAACTGGTCAATTTCCTGTGCTGCTGCTCCAACAAACACCCAAGCCATGTAgcattctttgtctactttcaAGGCAGTCTGCAAGCCACACATTAAAATAATGAGTCTTCACACATTCTAAAGCTCCACGAACATAAAACTCttctgagaaaaaaagaacacctccAAGAATTTTAGGTTATGGGTCCCAAACAGCTTGCAAGAGGAATGCAAGCTGTTTGTTTTAGGGGACACAAATGGCTTGCATTCCTCTAGCATATGAAAACCACTTGGGGTCACAACAAGACCCAAGCAGAGTTTTGGTTATTGCTTGCATCCCCTACTCTAAACCTTGCTCTTGACTAAGTATCTTGTACCGGTGTCACATGGCCACATTCGACTGCGATAGAGCCCAATCCAAATTTTCGATCACAATTAGCTTCCTCCTGCAATTTGTGCAATAGTGATCGGGAAATTGGATCATGACTGGGCTCAACTATAATTGAAATCGTGCCGTGTGACACCCACATTACATACAAATAAAACAGCTTAACTTGAACAGGTCCTGTGCATGTTTTGTTATGTCGCTAAACGGCATACTTGCATGGCACACTGCCATTTGTGACACGCTTTAATCTCCATGAATCTCACTGTGACAGCAATTGTAGGGGCAGTCCAGCCTCACTGAAAGTGTCCCAGCCACTTTCAACCCATTACAGGCAGTGAAAGGTAACGCAGAAATGGTGCTCCACATACACTATAATTACACTGTTTCTTTGTCGAATGCAGCATGTTATCCTGGAGCACTGGCAGGAAAGAAAAATTCCAGCAGACCCAAAACACCTTGTTGGAATCTACAGAATCTACATACAGTGAAATTTTGCTCATATGCATAAAGAGTGCTGAAACCTATGTTAAGTTTCTGTGTTATTACAATGTCAGTGCAAGGTCATATGGAAGGCCCTCACCCAAAACGCATCATCCACATAACAAGCTGCCCAAACGCAGCCCCCTCGCatctgtgcgcgtgcgtgtgctcTCATTCACCCGTGCTACACAATGCGACACACCTGGAGGTCATCTCAAATAGCTATTTGATGTCGGCAGGATAGAAATATatgtgcgattgtggcctaatggttagagcatcaggcTGATTCTATGCAGGTTGACCAAGGTTTGATCTCACCATCgggcacataatttttttttttttttaagtgtgagcTACCTGGCAAGACCAAAGCTGCACCAAGCAGCCATGATCACCAAAGTCCAGGTGGgcttgcaaagaaagctttgccttAAAAGAAAACTTTGCAGTGCAAGCAACACTTCACAAGACACTTGCCAAAGCACATCTGATCGTAACCACAGGTGCAATAAAAATTTTTACATTAGCGTGTCTCTCATCTTAATGCACGGCAATCTGTCAAGTGCTCTCTGACATGCCTCTACACCATACTGCCCACACACTTCATTGCATTAACCAACAGAGCTAAACAATACTAGTGTCCCAGCAGCATATCTCAGCAGATCCACAACTATTTATACGGCACCAGTAACACTCGTTTGCTGCAATGAATGGCATGCTCAGCAGTGTTGCGATATTGTCCATCGCATTAACTGCTGAAAtcaaattcttttctttttttttttaaagcaaggaGTTAAACAACATACATGTCGCAGAGCGCACTCACTAAGATGCTGTCTCGAGCCCAGCACATTTGCTGCAATCTCTGTGCTGTGCACTCAGAGCCAGCATCTGTGATAGTGTCTGTGCTAGCCTACAGCATGCTACGAACAGTGCGTCAAGCACCAAACGGCAACCAGGCACTGTGTAAGTGTGGACGAACTGAATACATGAGCACCACCCGTTTCCACTTTGCAATGTTCCGTTATTATACAGAGGAACAAATGGTACATGATAAAACAGATAGTTTCTATTGACAAAGCATAACATTGAACGTATACTACCTTGCAGTGCTTCAAAGCAGCTTTGAATTCCTTTTGTCTGATCGCGTCTCTTGCGTCTTTCAGCGCTTGCTTCACTTCTCTGGAATCCATTTTTACTAAAAAGGAAAGGAAACCACAGGGTATGAGTGTCTCAAACTCAGAATATGTTGGAACTTCTAAGTACACAAAAGTTTACAGGGCTCAACCGGACAGGCCAAAGCAGATATTTTCGCTTCAAATGTAAATCCTCCATTCACCAAGTGTAACCAAGCGTTCAAGCGATCTGATTACACGAAAACGTTTTGTCGCAGTTCTACGGCCCCTGATGCAACATAAGTCCTTTCGACATTGCAAAGATTTGCAACAGCTTGAACTCTATGCGAACACGTCAGAAGCACCAGCAAATGCCAGAATAGAGCCTTGGAAACGAGACCAACGAGACTTTCAAGACAAAGTCCCCTGTCTTACGAGTTGCTGTGCCGGTAGCCGCGGCAAGTGTTTCTCGTGGGCTCTATGCCGTCGCTCCGTAGCAACAGGCAGCAGCGTCAAACAGATATTTCGCGAGTGTGCTTCACAGTCCCAATAATTTTCAGCACTTtcagcacagaacacctatataaatTTCATGCTTTCAGTTCCTCAACGAGCAGCCGACCGCCAAGTACCACCGCAGCTGCAGGTTCGGGTTCCGATGACAGCGCCCCCAGTATTTGAAAAATGGCTCTACGATGCGCTCGATTTATTTTTTTGCGGTGCGGACTGCACGCAGGCAAACATCCAAGCATGACGTCATTGACAGTGTGCTGCACTTTCATGTGAAGAACGAAAGCCTCCTTGCTATTGCATGCGAGCACGTAAAGGAACATACCAGCATTTGTGCTGCCACCTGGTCGCTTTcttatattcatttttttttgttcagtttttGAGAGGCATAAGCGACGCAAGCGGAAGTTAAGGTGTGTTCTTCACTTGACAGGTGCTCAAAAAAAGGCGAATTTTCCTACACATATCTGGGCAAGGTGGTGTCCGTGTGCCCTTAGAGTCTGTGCCTCGGTCAGCGATGTCCACAGGAGAGGATCAGAATGTGGAATGCCCGTTGTGCATGGAACCGCTAGAAATGGACGACATCAACTTCTTCCCATGCACTTGCCTATACCAGATTTGTCGATTTTGTTGGCACCGTATCAGGACTGACGAAAATGGGCTCTGTCCTGCCTGCAGAAAACAGTACCCCGAGGACCCGGCTGACTTCAAACCGCTCTCAGTAGAGGAGCTGCATAGGATAAAGAACGAGAAGCGCCAGAGGGACCTGCAGAGGAAACAGAAGCTCTCTGAAAATCGTAAACATTTGGCCAACGTTCGCGTTGTACAGAAAAATCTGGTGTTTGTCGTAGGTTTGCCACCGCGACTAGCGGAAGCGGAAACGCTCAAGAAACAGGACTGTTTTGGTAAATATGGTAAAACTCACAAAGTGGTCGTCAATCAGAGCACCTCGTACGCGGGGCTGCAAGGCCCTTCAGCGAGCGCCTACGTCACCTACTACAAGGCGGAGGATGCGCTGCGAGCCATCCAGGCTGTCAACAACGTGAAAGTGGATGGAAGGACTCTAAAAGCTTCCCTCGGCACCACAAAATACTGCAATTATTTTCTGCGTGGTCAGCAGTGCCCAAAGACGGACTGCATGTATTTGCATGAGTTGGGCGACCAGGCAGCGAGTTTCACAAAAGAGGAGATGCAACACGGTAAACACCAGGAGTACGAGCGTAAGCTGCATGAACAGATGTTAGCAGCCAACAATAACGTGGCTGCGTGTGCCCCTCCGCCCGCGGTGGCTCCGGCCGCTGCGCCTGTCTCGACTACTGCCCCGAAGAAGGCCAACAAGCCGCGCAAGCCAGGGCTGGCACCGCGGCACGCTAGGCAAAGCGAACAGAAGGCAGccgcggctgctgccgctgcggcgGCTGCGGCGAACAACACTACGAGCGGCGGTACACCACCGGTGCCCAAGGAAAACAGAAACACGCCGCCTGAGGATCCGTCGCCAACGTTTACGGCGTCCCTATCGCCCCCGTCGCCCGAGACGTCGAGGGCTGGTGGCGACGACGCGATTGCCCACGAAGACGACTTGGGCTTCGACCCGTGGGACGAATGCTCTAAGGGTCTGGCGGACTTACTCGAAAAGGAGGCAGTCTCGGCGACCACTTCGACGACAACGGCTGTACCACGGTTGGCAAGCAGCAATTCCCTCTGCGCTCATCCTCCGCCTGCTCTGTCAACTCCGCTGTCTACACCGCTGTCTACATCGCTGTCAACGCCGCTTTCGAcgccactgtcggcgccattGGCCACAAGTTTGTCATCACCGCTACAGGCCCCCTTGTTGTCCATGCACCATCAACAGCGGACACCTTTTCTGCAGCCATCACGCCCAGCGCCGCCTTTTGAACCTTTGCTACGCAGGcctccaccaccgccgccgccaggtTTTAGTCCATTCCTAGTAGGACAGCAAACACAGAAACTGATGCCCCTGGCAACACACCAGGGGCCAGCCATGCCTGGTGCCGGGAACGGGCTGGCAGAACTGTGCGCGCTGCGTGAGTCTCA
Coding sequences within:
- the Cnot4 gene encoding uncharacterized protein Cnot4, whose amino-acid sequence is MSTGEDQNVECPLCMEPLEMDDINFFPCTCLYQICRFCWHRIRTDENGLCPACRKQYPEDPADFKPLSVEELHRIKNEKRQRDLQRKQKLSENRKHLANVRVVQKNLVFVVGLPPRLAEAETLKKQDCFGKYGKTHKVVVNQSTSYAGLQGPSASAYVTYYKAEDALRAIQAVNNVKVDGRTLKASLGTTKYCNYFLRGQQCPKTDCMYLHELGDQAASFTKEEMQHGKHQEYERKLHEQMLAANNNVAACAPPPAVAPAAAPVSTTAPKKANKPRKPGLAPRHARQSEQKAAAAAAAAAAAANNTTSGGTPPVPKENRNTPPEDPSPTFTASLSPPSPETSRAGGDDAIAHEDDLGFDPWDECSKGLADLLEKEAVSATTSTTTAVPRLASSNSLCAHPPPALSTPLSTPLSTSLSTPLSTPLSAPLATSLSSPLQAPLLSMHHQQRTPFLQPSRPAPPFEPLLRRPPPPPPPGFSPFLVGQQTQKLMPLATHQGPAMPGAGNGLAELCALRESQEALRSLLPTVNITFGPPLGVGTQGGAGSHHAPHLRGPPSSQFGNSCPPPWGNSAVPEMPWISQDPAILTGGSLTDATNMAARF